A single genomic interval of Rhodopseudomonas palustris harbors:
- a CDS encoding ABC transporter substrate-binding protein produces the protein MRLFGLAAVVAATSLFAPGVALAQKSYGPGASDTEIKVGNFVPYSGPASAYGIVGQVQSAYVKMLNEKGGINGRKINFISYDDAYSPPKAVEQTRKLVEGDEVLFLYHTLGTPSNTAVMKYLNQKKVPQLMLSSGGTRFGDDPKTYPWTMPFNPPYQAEGRIYAKWIMATYPNAKIAVLVANDDYGKDIYKGVKDGFGAKTSMIISEATYDITDPTIDSQMAKLKASGADLFLNLSTPKFAALAIRKMGELGWKPVHILNNVSSSVGAVIKPAGMEYAQDAITANYVKDPTDPTWKNDPGVKEWDAFLEKYMPGADRSNGLLLYSYGAGQTLEYILRQAGDNLTRENIMKVATSLKGYAPASLLPGITMNTSPTDHFPIEQMQLMRFKGDRWEMFGDVLEARVTN, from the coding sequence ATGAGACTCTTCGGACTTGCGGCCGTTGTCGCGGCGACGTCGTTATTCGCACCCGGCGTTGCACTTGCGCAGAAATCCTACGGCCCGGGAGCCAGTGACACCGAGATCAAAGTCGGCAATTTCGTGCCTTATAGCGGCCCGGCGTCGGCTTACGGCATCGTCGGCCAGGTCCAGAGCGCCTACGTCAAGATGCTGAACGAGAAAGGCGGCATCAACGGCCGCAAGATCAATTTCATTTCGTATGACGACGCCTACTCGCCGCCGAAGGCGGTGGAGCAGACCCGCAAGCTGGTCGAAGGCGACGAGGTGCTGTTCCTGTACCACACGCTTGGCACGCCATCGAACACGGCCGTGATGAAATATCTGAACCAGAAGAAGGTGCCGCAGCTGATGCTGTCGAGCGGCGGCACGCGGTTCGGCGATGATCCGAAGACCTATCCCTGGACCATGCCGTTCAATCCGCCCTATCAGGCGGAGGGCCGGATCTACGCGAAGTGGATCATGGCGACCTATCCCAACGCCAAGATCGCCGTGCTGGTGGCGAACGACGATTACGGCAAGGACATCTACAAGGGCGTCAAGGACGGGTTCGGTGCCAAGACCTCGATGATCATCTCCGAGGCGACCTACGACATCACCGATCCGACCATCGATTCGCAGATGGCCAAGCTCAAGGCTTCGGGCGCCGATCTGTTCCTCAATCTCTCCACGCCAAAATTCGCCGCGCTGGCGATCCGCAAGATGGGCGAACTCGGCTGGAAGCCGGTTCATATTCTCAACAACGTCTCGTCGTCGGTCGGTGCAGTGATCAAACCGGCCGGGATGGAATATGCCCAAGACGCGATCACCGCGAACTACGTCAAGGACCCGACCGATCCGACCTGGAAGAACGATCCGGGCGTGAAGGAGTGGGACGCCTTCCTCGAGAAATACATGCCGGGCGCCGATCGCTCCAACGGTCTGCTGCTGTATTCCTACGGCGCGGGGCAGACGCTGGAATACATCCTGAGGCAGGCTGGCGATAATCTGACCCGCGAGAACATCATGAAGGTGGCGACCAGCCTGAAGGGCTACGCACCGGCCTCGCTGCTGCCAGGCATCACCATGAACACCTCGCCCACCGATCATTTTCCGATCGAGCAGATGCAGCTGATGCGGTTCAAGGGCGATCGCTGGGAGATGTTCGGCGACGTGCTCGAGGCACGGGTCACCAACTAA
- a CDS encoding flagellar hook basal-body protein, with the protein MRALQSSLGCAEIDAQTLIRELLMGSLGALWTATTGLQAQSAAFENISGNVANAQTTAFKATNTAFSDLIYPPQVSDTVLWRSVLTNNQQGSISNDPVSTHMAIGGEGYFTVEAPSGVSGSGQPTFSTSETTYTRRGDFDLKNGYLVNGAGYYLMGSQIDPVTGAVGSLAPLQFDTSTEVPNLGVLQSLSVSSSGKLQGTYSKGQTVDVASLSIASFAGEGFMKQGSGGTFSPTPQSGPALYVNAGTVVGSALEASNVDIADQMTTMVQAQQAYSACTRVVTASNEMMLTMTSLTI; encoded by the coding sequence GTGCGCGCCTTGCAGAGCTCTTTGGGTTGCGCGGAAATCGACGCGCAGACGCTGATCAGGGAGCTCCTTATGGGATCACTTGGTGCATTGTGGACGGCGACCACGGGCCTGCAGGCTCAGTCCGCCGCTTTTGAGAACATCTCGGGCAATGTCGCCAATGCGCAGACAACTGCATTCAAGGCGACCAATACGGCTTTTTCCGACCTCATCTATCCGCCGCAGGTCTCGGATACCGTCTTATGGCGTTCGGTCCTGACCAACAATCAGCAGGGATCGATCAGCAATGATCCGGTGAGTACCCATATGGCGATTGGCGGGGAGGGATATTTCACGGTCGAGGCGCCATCGGGGGTGAGTGGGAGCGGCCAGCCGACGTTCAGTACGAGCGAGACCACCTATACGCGACGCGGCGATTTCGATCTCAAGAACGGCTATCTCGTCAACGGCGCGGGTTACTACCTGATGGGGTCGCAAATTGATCCCGTCACCGGCGCCGTGGGCAGCCTGGCGCCGCTTCAGTTCGATACCAGTACGGAAGTGCCAAATCTCGGCGTTCTACAGAGCCTGTCGGTCAGCTCATCCGGCAAGCTGCAAGGCACCTATTCCAAGGGGCAGACAGTCGACGTTGCGTCGCTTTCGATAGCCAGCTTCGCCGGCGAGGGTTTTATGAAGCAAGGCAGTGGCGGAACATTCTCGCCGACGCCTCAATCCGGTCCGGCCCTCTACGTCAACGCCGGTACGGTGGTCGGGAGCGCCCTGGAGGCTTCGAATGTGGACATCGCGGATCAGATGACCACGATGGTTCAAGCGCAGCAGGCCTATTCGGCATGCACACGAGTCGTGACCGCATCGAACGAGATGATGCTGACGATGACCAGTCTCACCATCTAA
- a CDS encoding translational machinery protein: protein MTSPHFHAVIWIDHREARVFHFNPAETDKLVVHADNPNRHVHHHRAVGSGHEPVDEHFLHAAMEAIADAGIVLIVGPAQTKHALEKYIADHNPALKAKIAAVETVDHPSDGQIVAHARKYFKAEDRTTPQAR, encoded by the coding sequence ATGACCAGCCCCCATTTCCACGCCGTGATCTGGATCGACCATCGCGAAGCGCGGGTGTTTCACTTCAACCCGGCCGAGACCGACAAGCTCGTGGTGCACGCCGACAACCCGAACCGGCACGTCCACCATCACCGCGCAGTCGGCTCCGGCCACGAGCCGGTCGACGAGCATTTCCTCCACGCCGCGATGGAAGCGATCGCCGACGCCGGCATCGTGTTGATCGTCGGGCCGGCGCAGACCAAGCACGCGCTGGAAAAATACATCGCCGACCACAACCCGGCCCTGAAAGCCAAGATCGCCGCGGTCGAGACCGTCGATCACCCCAGCGACGGCCAGATCGTCGCCCACGCCCGCAAGTACTTCAAAGCCGAAGACCGGACGACGCCGCAGGCGCGGTGA
- a CDS encoding aldo/keto reductase, with product MDYRSLGRSGLKVSPLCLGTMMFGGATDEPTSARIIDKARDAGINFIDTADVYSMGASEQVVGRAIAAHREHWILATKVANPMGDGPNRAGLSRRRVLQAADDSLKRLGTDWIDIYYLHREDHATPLDETVRAIGDLIRAGKIRYFGVSNYRAWRVAEICNICDRLGIDRPVVSQPYYNAMNRMPEVEHIPACGFYGLGIVPYSPLARGVLTGKYAPDAQPDKDSRAGRADKRMLQTEWRPESLKLAQQIRAHAEAKGATAVQFAVGWVLNNALVTSVIAGPRTEQQWDDYVRALDYRFTADDEALVDALVASGHPSTPGYNDPAYPIEGRTVRHAG from the coding sequence ATGGACTATCGTTCGCTCGGCCGCAGCGGCCTGAAAGTCTCGCCGCTATGCCTCGGCACCATGATGTTCGGCGGTGCGACCGACGAGCCGACCTCGGCACGGATTATCGATAAGGCGCGCGACGCCGGGATCAATTTCATCGACACCGCCGACGTCTATTCAATGGGCGCATCCGAACAGGTGGTCGGCCGCGCGATCGCGGCGCATCGCGAGCACTGGATCCTCGCCACCAAGGTCGCCAATCCGATGGGAGACGGACCGAACCGTGCCGGGTTGTCGCGCCGCCGCGTGCTTCAGGCAGCCGACGACAGCCTGAAGCGCCTCGGCACCGACTGGATCGACATCTATTATCTGCACCGCGAAGACCATGCGACGCCGCTCGACGAAACGGTACGGGCGATCGGCGACCTGATCCGCGCCGGCAAGATCCGCTACTTTGGCGTGTCGAACTATCGCGCCTGGCGCGTCGCCGAAATCTGCAACATCTGCGACCGCCTCGGCATCGACCGCCCGGTGGTCAGCCAACCGTATTACAACGCCATGAACCGGATGCCGGAGGTCGAGCACATCCCGGCCTGCGGCTTCTACGGCCTCGGTATCGTCCCCTACTCGCCGCTGGCGCGCGGCGTCCTGACCGGCAAATACGCGCCCGACGCGCAGCCGGACAAGGACAGCCGCGCCGGCCGGGCCGACAAGCGGATGCTGCAGACCGAATGGCGGCCGGAATCGCTGAAGCTGGCGCAGCAGATCCGCGCCCACGCCGAAGCCAAGGGCGCCACCGCCGTCCAGTTTGCGGTCGGCTGGGTGCTGAACAACGCGCTGGTGACCTCGGTGATCGCCGGCCCACGCACCGAGCAGCAATGGGACGATTACGTCCGGGCGCTCGACTACCGCTTCACCGCTGACGACGAGGCGCTGGTCGACGCCCTGGTGGCGAGCGGCCATCCCTCCACGCCCGGCTACAACGACCCGGCCTACCCGATCGAGGGTCGCACGGTGCGCCATGCCGGCTGA
- a CDS encoding ABC transporter substrate-binding protein, whose translation MIARSIAAAMMTAALLSSSIARAQVSDDVVKLGVLTDMNGPASTPTGQGSVTAAQMAVDDFGGAVLGKPIQVIVGDHQLKPDIGATLARRWYDVEQVDLILDVPVSAVGLAVQNIANEKKRLFITQSTGAADFHGKFCSPYAMQWVFDTHALAVGTAQEVVKRGGDTWFFITDDYAFGQSLEKDAAAMVTKTGGKVLGSVRPPFATSDVSSFVLQAQASKAKIIGIAAGPPNNVNEIKTGGEFGIFKGGQQMAALLALITDVHSLGLPTAQGLLLTTSFYWDMDDKTREWSKRYFAKINRMPTMWQAGVYSATMHYLQAIKDAGTDDPLKVAAKMREKPVNDFFARGGKLREDGLMVHDLMLVQVKTPEESKYPWDYYKILAHIPGDAAFGPPDPACSLVKK comes from the coding sequence ATGATCGCCAGATCGATCGCGGCGGCGATGATGACGGCTGCGCTGCTGTCATCGTCCATCGCCCGCGCGCAAGTCTCCGACGACGTCGTCAAGCTCGGCGTCCTCACCGACATGAACGGCCCCGCCTCGACGCCCACCGGCCAGGGCTCCGTCACCGCCGCGCAGATGGCGGTAGACGATTTCGGCGGCGCCGTGCTCGGCAAGCCGATCCAGGTGATCGTCGGCGATCATCAGCTCAAGCCCGATATTGGCGCCACGCTGGCGCGGCGCTGGTACGACGTCGAGCAGGTCGACCTCATCCTCGACGTGCCGGTCTCCGCCGTCGGCCTCGCGGTGCAGAACATCGCCAATGAAAAGAAGCGGCTGTTCATCACCCAGTCGACCGGCGCGGCGGATTTCCACGGAAAGTTCTGCAGCCCTTACGCAATGCAATGGGTATTCGACACGCATGCCCTGGCAGTCGGCACCGCGCAGGAGGTGGTGAAGCGCGGCGGCGATACCTGGTTCTTCATCACCGACGACTACGCCTTCGGCCAGTCGCTGGAGAAGGACGCCGCCGCGATGGTCACCAAGACCGGCGGCAAGGTGCTCGGCTCGGTGCGACCGCCGTTCGCGACCTCGGACGTGTCGTCGTTCGTGCTACAGGCGCAGGCCTCGAAGGCCAAGATCATCGGTATTGCGGCCGGTCCGCCCAACAACGTCAACGAGATCAAGACCGGCGGCGAATTCGGCATCTTCAAGGGTGGCCAGCAGATGGCGGCGCTGCTGGCGCTGATCACCGACGTGCATTCGCTCGGCCTCCCCACCGCGCAGGGCCTGCTGCTGACGACGTCGTTCTATTGGGACATGGACGACAAGACCCGGGAATGGTCGAAGCGCTATTTCGCCAAGATCAACCGGATGCCGACGATGTGGCAGGCCGGCGTGTATTCGGCGACCATGCATTACCTGCAGGCGATCAAGGACGCCGGTACCGACGATCCCCTGAAGGTCGCGGCCAAGATGCGGGAGAAACCGGTCAACGACTTCTTTGCCCGCGGCGGCAAACTGCGCGAGGATGGACTGATGGTCCACGACCTGATGTTGGTGCAGGTGAAGACCCCGGAGGAGTCGAAATATCCGTGGGACTACTATAAGATTTTGGCCCACATCCCCGGCGATGCAGCCTTCGGCCCGCCCGATCCGGCATGTTCGCTGGTGAAGAAGTAG
- a CDS encoding sulfite exporter TauE/SafE family protein — translation MFAILGLGFLLGMQHALEVDHIAAVSTIAARRSGVADIVKHGLTWGLGHTLTLFLFAGIALVIGQSIPEQIAQPLEGAVGFMLVALGGHLLWRLWRDRVHVHVHQHGDGVRHLHLHSHADRLSHHAPSAHQHEHGFRWRTLLVGLMHGMAGSAALLVLAVSQAPSPMQGLLYVALFGLGSMVGMGALSAVIAVPLVISARSLTTANRLLQGAVGILTIAIGLSTIHATLLA, via the coding sequence ATGTTCGCGATACTGGGGTTGGGGTTTCTGCTCGGGATGCAGCATGCGCTCGAGGTCGATCACATCGCCGCGGTATCGACAATCGCGGCGCGCCGCAGCGGCGTCGCCGATATCGTCAAGCACGGATTGACCTGGGGCCTCGGACACACGCTGACGCTGTTCCTGTTCGCCGGCATCGCGCTGGTGATCGGCCAATCGATCCCGGAGCAGATCGCCCAGCCGCTCGAAGGCGCGGTCGGCTTCATGCTGGTGGCGCTCGGCGGCCATCTGCTGTGGCGGCTTTGGCGCGACCGCGTCCATGTTCATGTCCATCAGCACGGCGACGGCGTTCGCCACCTCCATTTGCACAGCCACGCCGACCGGTTGAGCCATCACGCGCCCAGCGCGCATCAGCATGAGCACGGCTTTCGCTGGCGGACGCTGTTGGTCGGCCTGATGCACGGTATGGCCGGTTCGGCGGCCCTGTTGGTGCTAGCGGTGTCGCAGGCGCCGAGCCCGATGCAAGGGCTACTTTACGTTGCGCTGTTCGGGCTTGGTTCGATGGTCGGAATGGGAGCGCTATCGGCGGTGATCGCGGTGCCGTTGGTGATCTCGGCACGCTCGCTGACGACCGCTAACCGTCTGCTGCAGGGCGCGGTCGGTATCCTCACGATCGCGATCGGGCTGAGCACCATCCACGCGACGCTGCTAGCTTAG
- a CDS encoding GGDEF domain-containing protein, translating to MLSMPTLWIVFLINFVSLGLVWVHVTRNYPNFTPARYMTAACFVLATGSVVGMLRIVINVELSLIGGGTLVVFACCLSAMGMYEFYGRRVPWMTSFIVTGTAALGLTFFIFVVDSMAMRILVYSLAQLVPIALTLPLVTSKVGRRNPGARMAAVIACLIMAVYLVRSVAAIMGVGGELSLVHFNDFQSALVLALVFLSMTWNFAFLLMAIDRLRSEVENLALLDDLTGISNRRHLLQRMSEQCTLSMSTGEPFAVLAIDLDGFKAINDGHGHAAGDECLRRFSRAAQSRLRPGDLLARAGGDEFCVVMPGTTLREGAMIARYILDESRAVSERGEAGIKIAASIGIAQWTPQIGQHPERLIAAADVALYNAKKLGKDRYAVYEPAPEPPLETHLPTPETLRKIA from the coding sequence ATGTTGAGCATGCCGACGCTCTGGATCGTCTTCCTGATCAATTTCGTTTCGCTGGGCCTGGTGTGGGTCCACGTCACCCGCAACTATCCAAACTTCACGCCAGCCCGCTACATGACGGCGGCTTGCTTCGTGCTCGCGACCGGCTCCGTCGTCGGCATGCTTCGCATAGTGATCAATGTCGAACTCTCGCTGATCGGCGGCGGAACGTTAGTGGTCTTCGCCTGCTGTTTGTCAGCCATGGGCATGTACGAGTTCTACGGCCGCCGCGTGCCGTGGATGACCTCGTTCATCGTCACCGGCACGGCCGCACTCGGGCTCACCTTCTTCATCTTCGTCGTCGACTCGATGGCGATGCGGATCTTGGTGTATTCGCTGGCGCAGTTGGTCCCGATCGCCCTGACGCTGCCGCTGGTGACGTCCAAGGTCGGGCGTCGCAACCCCGGCGCGCGGATGGCCGCCGTGATCGCCTGTCTGATCATGGCTGTCTATCTGGTGCGCTCCGTCGCTGCGATCATGGGCGTCGGCGGCGAACTCTCGCTGGTTCACTTCAATGACTTCCAGTCGGCGTTGGTGCTGGCGCTGGTGTTCCTGTCGATGACCTGGAATTTCGCCTTCCTGCTGATGGCGATCGACCGGCTGCGCTCGGAAGTTGAAAATCTCGCGCTGCTCGACGACCTCACCGGCATCTCCAACCGCCGGCATCTGCTGCAGCGGATGTCGGAGCAGTGCACGCTCTCGATGAGCACCGGCGAGCCGTTCGCCGTGCTGGCGATCGACCTCGACGGCTTCAAGGCGATCAACGACGGTCACGGCCATGCAGCAGGCGACGAGTGCCTGCGTCGGTTCTCGCGGGCCGCGCAGTCGCGGCTGCGCCCCGGCGATCTGCTGGCCCGGGCCGGCGGCGACGAATTCTGCGTGGTAATGCCGGGCACGACGCTGCGCGAAGGCGCGATGATTGCCCGCTATATCCTGGACGAGAGCCGCGCCGTGTCGGAGCGCGGCGAGGCTGGGATCAAGATCGCAGCCTCGATCGGCATCGCGCAGTGGACCCCGCAGATCGGCCAGCACCCCGAGCGGCTAATCGCGGCGGCCGATGTCGCGCTGTACAACGCCAAGAAGCTCGGCAAGGACCGCTACGCGGTGTACGAGCCCGCCCCCGAGCCGCCGCTCGAGACCCATCTCCCCACACCTGAGACGCTGCGCAAGATCGCCTGA
- the queD gene encoding 6-carboxytetrahydropterin synthase QueD: MKITQAFRFEAAHYLPNVPETHRCKRMHGHSYRVELQLSGPINPVTGFVLDFFEIEAAFGPLLKRLDHYCLNEVEGLENPTAENIAIWIWRRTKPELPQLCGVRVYETSDCWADYAGEDD; encoded by the coding sequence ATGAAGATCACCCAAGCCTTCCGCTTCGAAGCCGCCCACTATTTGCCCAACGTGCCGGAAACCCACCGCTGCAAGCGGATGCATGGGCATTCCTACCGGGTCGAACTGCAGCTCAGCGGGCCGATCAATCCGGTCACCGGCTTCGTGCTGGACTTTTTCGAGATCGAGGCCGCGTTCGGGCCGCTGCTGAAGCGGCTCGACCATTACTGTCTCAACGAGGTCGAGGGTCTGGAGAATCCGACCGCGGAGAATATCGCGATCTGGATCTGGCGCCGCACCAAGCCGGAGCTGCCGCAGCTTTGCGGCGTGCGGGTGTACGAGACCTCGGACTGCTGGGCCGATTACGCCGGCGAAGACGACTGA
- a CDS encoding hemerythrin domain-containing protein, translating to MSRIIELLNDEHRNIARLLDVLEQELSVFDRRERPDYEIFQAIIQYFKEYPEACHHPKEDVVYRILKERNPAVAGTVGDIEKEHELEVDRLANFAKVVDDVLADQELPRQTFHAAARDFIEHQRRHMLKEEQLLFPAALETLTPEDWAKIDARIDDRKDPMFDGETASKFQNLYATILRWEQETAADRSKTSAVRA from the coding sequence ATGTCACGAATCATTGAATTGCTGAACGACGAGCACCGCAATATCGCGCGCCTGCTCGACGTGCTCGAACAGGAGCTCAGCGTCTTCGATCGCCGCGAGCGACCCGACTACGAAATCTTCCAGGCGATCATTCAGTACTTCAAGGAGTACCCGGAAGCCTGTCACCACCCGAAGGAAGACGTCGTCTATCGCATCCTGAAGGAGCGCAATCCCGCGGTCGCCGGAACGGTCGGTGACATCGAGAAAGAGCACGAGCTGGAAGTCGATCGCCTCGCGAACTTCGCCAAGGTGGTGGACGATGTGCTCGCCGATCAGGAACTTCCGCGTCAGACCTTCCACGCCGCTGCGCGCGACTTCATCGAGCACCAGCGCCGCCACATGCTGAAGGAAGAACAGCTGCTGTTCCCGGCCGCGCTCGAAACGCTGACCCCGGAAGACTGGGCGAAGATCGACGCGCGGATCGACGATCGCAAGGATCCGATGTTCGACGGCGAGACCGCGAGCAAGTTCCAGAACCTGTATGCGACGATCCTGCGCTGGGAGCAGGAAACCGCAGCCGACCGCAGCAAGACGTCGGCGGTGCGCGCCTGA
- a CDS encoding heavy metal translocating P-type ATPase, with product MRDAEHAGHDASVENTGCCGSAGANAPATSSCCGGAGSVAARNAATAIDPVCGMTVDTATAQHRFDHDGQTYYFCCGGCRDTFSADPAGVLAKAANPFTLPPKATPKLHQLTELPAKSSCCGGHGSDGHQHGEAPVATKAIDPVCGMTVDVATSKHSFEHDGTTYHFCCGGCRTKFAADPQRYLAKAASSSCCGGAHDHADHHHGAAADDGQVIDPVCGMKVDPSTSKHRFAYKGTTYHFCREACQAKFAADPVSYLDKSKAKPAADVPEGTIYTCPMDPQIRQVGPGTCPICGMALEPELVSLDDTPNPELVDMTRRFWIGLVLALPAIVLEMGGHLVGGHGLIDPALSNWIQFVSATPVVLWAGWPFFVRGWQSVMTRNLNMFTLVAMGTGVAYIYSLVATVAPQLFPPAFRGHGGTVPVYFEAAAVITVLVLLGQVLELRAREATSGAIKALLGLAPKTARKIDTDGSEHEVEIDSLIVGDRLRVRPGEKVPVDGTILDGRGTLDESLVTGESMPVSRETGGKVVAGTLNQSGGFVMRADQVGRDTMLSRIVQMVAQAQRSRAPIQRVADLVAGWFVPAVLLAAIAAFAAWAAFGPEPRLTFALVAAVSVLIIACPCALGLATPMSIMVGVGRGAQAGVLIRNAEALERMEKVDTLVIDKTGTLTEGRPSVVAIVAADGTDETELLRLAASIERASEHPLADAIVRAAKQRSLDLADVTDFDAPTGKGATGKIAGRTVVIGNPAYLASLGIDTASLAAKTEQLRGDGDTVVHVAIDGRLAGLFAIADAVKPSTPEALKALAADGIKVIMLTGDNRVTANAVARKLGIADVEAEVLPDQKSAVVEKLRQQGRVVAMAGDGVNDAPALAAADVGIAMGTGTDVAMESAGVTLLRGDLGGIVRARKLSQATMRNIRQNLFFAFVYNSAGIPIAAGILYPSFGLLLSPIIAAAAMSLSSVSVIGNALRLRRTAL from the coding sequence ATGCGCGACGCGGAACATGCGGGGCACGACGCCTCCGTCGAGAACACGGGTTGCTGCGGTTCGGCGGGCGCAAACGCGCCGGCGACCTCGTCTTGCTGCGGCGGCGCCGGGAGCGTTGCGGCGCGCAACGCGGCAACGGCGATCGATCCGGTGTGCGGCATGACCGTCGACACCGCGACGGCGCAGCACCGTTTCGATCACGACGGCCAGACCTACTATTTCTGCTGCGGCGGTTGCCGCGATACTTTTTCAGCCGATCCGGCCGGCGTTCTGGCCAAGGCCGCCAACCCGTTCACGCTGCCGCCGAAGGCAACTCCGAAGCTGCATCAGCTCACCGAGCTGCCGGCAAAGTCCTCGTGCTGCGGCGGTCATGGCAGCGACGGACATCAGCACGGCGAAGCCCCAGTCGCCACCAAGGCGATTGATCCGGTCTGCGGCATGACGGTTGACGTCGCGACCAGCAAGCACAGCTTCGAACACGACGGCACCACCTATCACTTCTGCTGCGGCGGTTGCCGGACGAAGTTCGCGGCCGACCCGCAGCGCTACCTTGCCAAGGCAGCCAGTTCGTCCTGTTGCGGCGGTGCGCACGATCACGCTGATCACCATCACGGCGCAGCCGCCGACGACGGCCAAGTGATCGATCCGGTGTGCGGCATGAAGGTCGATCCCTCCACCAGCAAGCATCGCTTCGCCTACAAGGGCACGACCTATCATTTCTGCCGCGAAGCCTGCCAAGCCAAGTTCGCCGCCGATCCGGTGTCGTATCTGGACAAGAGCAAGGCGAAGCCGGCCGCGGACGTCCCGGAGGGCACCATCTACACCTGCCCGATGGATCCGCAGATCCGCCAGGTCGGCCCCGGCACCTGCCCGATCTGCGGCATGGCGCTTGAACCTGAATTGGTGTCGCTCGATGACACGCCGAACCCCGAGCTCGTCGACATGACGCGCCGGTTCTGGATCGGCCTCGTGCTGGCGTTGCCGGCTATTGTGCTCGAGATGGGCGGTCATCTCGTCGGCGGCCACGGCCTGATCGATCCGGCGCTGTCGAACTGGATCCAGTTCGTCTCCGCGACCCCCGTGGTGCTGTGGGCCGGTTGGCCGTTCTTCGTGCGCGGCTGGCAGTCGGTGATGACGCGCAACCTCAACATGTTCACGCTGGTCGCGATGGGCACCGGCGTCGCATACATCTACAGCCTGGTGGCGACGGTGGCGCCGCAGCTCTTCCCACCCGCCTTCCGCGGCCATGGCGGTACCGTGCCGGTGTATTTCGAAGCCGCGGCGGTGATCACCGTGCTGGTGCTGCTCGGGCAAGTCCTCGAACTGCGCGCCCGCGAGGCCACTTCCGGTGCCATCAAGGCGCTGCTCGGGCTGGCGCCGAAGACCGCCCGCAAGATCGACACGGACGGCAGCGAGCACGAGGTCGAGATCGACAGCCTGATCGTCGGCGACAGACTGCGCGTGCGTCCCGGTGAGAAGGTGCCGGTCGACGGCACCATCCTCGATGGTCGCGGCACGTTGGATGAGTCGCTGGTGACCGGCGAGTCGATGCCGGTGAGTCGCGAGACCGGCGGCAAGGTTGTGGCCGGCACGCTGAACCAGTCCGGCGGCTTTGTGATGCGGGCCGATCAGGTCGGCCGCGACACCATGTTGTCGCGCATCGTGCAGATGGTGGCGCAGGCGCAGCGCTCGCGTGCCCCGATCCAGCGCGTCGCCGATCTGGTCGCGGGCTGGTTCGTGCCGGCAGTGCTGCTCGCCGCGATCGCCGCCTTTGCGGCTTGGGCCGCGTTCGGGCCCGAACCGCGGCTGACCTTCGCGCTGGTCGCTGCCGTTAGCGTGCTGATCATCGCCTGTCCCTGCGCACTCGGCCTCGCCACGCCGATGTCGATCATGGTCGGCGTCGGCCGCGGCGCACAGGCCGGCGTGCTGATCCGCAATGCCGAAGCGCTGGAGCGGATGGAGAAGGTCGACACCTTGGTGATCGACAAGACCGGCACGCTCACCGAAGGCCGGCCGAGCGTGGTTGCGATCGTGGCCGCGGATGGAACGGATGAAACCGAGCTGTTGCGGCTTGCCGCCAGCATCGAGCGCGCCAGTGAGCATCCGCTCGCCGACGCCATCGTCCGCGCCGCCAAGCAGCGCAGCCTCGATCTCGCCGACGTCACCGATTTCGACGCGCCGACCGGCAAAGGCGCGACCGGCAAGATCGCGGGCCGAACAGTGGTGATCGGCAACCCGGCGTATCTCGCCTCGCTCGGTATCGACACGGCTTCGCTCGCAGCGAAGACCGAGCAGTTGCGCGGTGACGGTGACACCGTGGTGCATGTCGCGATCGACGGTCGCCTCGCCGGGCTGTTCGCCATCGCCGACGCGGTGAAGCCCTCGACGCCTGAAGCTCTGAAGGCGCTCGCCGCCGATGGCATCAAGGTGATCATGCTGACCGGCGACAACCGCGTCACTGCGAACGCGGTGGCTCGCAAGCTGGGTATCGCCGACGTGGAAGCCGAGGTACTGCCGGATCAGAAGAGCGCGGTGGTCGAGAAGCTGCGGCAGCAGGGCCGCGTCGTCGCGATGGCCGGCGACGGCGTCAACGACGCCCCGGCGCTGGCAGCAGCCGATGTCGGCATCGCGATGGGAACCGGGACGGACGTAGCGATGGAGAGCGCCGGCGTCACGCTGCTTAGGGGCGATCTCGGCGGCATCGTTCGCGCCCGCAAATTGTCGCAGGCGACGATGCGCAACATCCGGCAGAACCTGTTTTTTGCGTTCGTGTACAATTCAGCCGGCATCCCGATTGCCGCCGGCATTCTGTACCCGAGCTTCGGCCTGTTATTGTCGCCGATCATTGCCGCCGCCGCGATGTCGCTGTCATCGGTAAGCGTGATCGGCAACGCGCTCCGCCTGCGCCGCACCGCGTTGTAA